A portion of the Symphalangus syndactylus isolate Jambi chromosome 13, NHGRI_mSymSyn1-v2.1_pri, whole genome shotgun sequence genome contains these proteins:
- the DAND5 gene encoding DAN domain family member 5: MLLGRLSTLLCLLSGALPTGSGRPEPQSPRPQSWAAANQTWALGPGAPPPLVPAPALGSWKAFLGLQKARQLGMGSLQRGQDEVAAVTLPLNPQEVIQGMCKAVPFVQVFSRPGCSATRLRNHLCFGRCSSLYIPGSDPTPLVLCNSCMPARKRWAPVVLWCHTGSSASHRRVKISTMLIEECHCSLKA, from the exons ATGCTCCTTGGCCGGCTATCCACTCTTCTGTGCCTGCTTAGCGGGGCCCTGCCTACAGGCTCAGGGAGGCCTGAACCCCAGTCTCCCCGACCTCAGTCCTGGGCTGCAGCCAATCAGACCTGGGCTCTGGGCCCAGGGGCCCCGCCCCCATTGGTGCCAGCTCCTGCCCTTGGAAGCTGGAAGGCCTTCTTGGGCCTGCAGAAAGCCAGGCAGCTGGGGATGGGCAGCCTGCAGCGTGGGCAAGACGAGGTGGCTGCTGTGACTCTGCCGCTGAACCCTCAGGAAGTGATCCAGGGGATGTGTAAGGCTGTGCCCTTCGTtcag GTGTTCTCCCGGCCTGGCTGCTCAGCCACACGCCTCCGAAATCATCTGTGCTTTGGTCGTTGCTCCTCTCTCTACATCCCTGGCTCGGACCCCACCCCATTAGTCCTGTGCAACAGCTGTATGCCTGCTCGCAAGCGTTGGGCACCCGTGGTCCTGTGGTGTCACACTGGCAGCTCAGCCTCCCATCGACGGGTGAAGATATCCACCATGCTGATCGAGGAGTGTCATTGCAGCCTGAAGGCATGA